Proteins co-encoded in one Fibrobacter sp. UWT2 genomic window:
- a CDS encoding RND family transporter, with protein sequence MSLPKINIERINERFDRFGEFLLGHRAILLVAFIVLLAVSVVGMKKIYVEASWDSYFIEGDPMLVETDKFKETFGNDYFVGVLVESDHSILTPDNLKLLRELSNELRDSLSYSDGKATSIVDLEYMLGTEEGMEITQIVPEEIPTDEAGLAEIEKRLADKPELAKKLISSDRKQAFINIKLRPFPEDSVWKAEGEAKGEKAEAPDMKTGRETAAIIAKEKYAPLNPRATGMPYLSFEKMTYIGQEMGRIFIMTILCAIIVMFLVTRSLRGIVSPLITTFAGVIMTFGLVGYLGLYMDVTNIMVPVILAFAVSIAYNIHINSFFRKNMMLTGKRKESVLYAMRETGWSVLFSGLTTIVALLSFLSVMLKPIRSVGILSSIAIAFILLVALTVSPILLSFGKDKKPNAKVLERGDTRMGLILDSIGKFVLGHGKPIAIVFAVITAISIYGVTKMEPAFDVERTMGRKVEYVNKMLYVAESEIGSFYSYDLVIDFGENDKAKEVENLKKLEQLQDHAGKYPLTKRSTSILDIVKDLDRTLNENRQEMYAIPKNEEQVAQMLLLYENAGGSEATYWMDYDYRKLRLMVEISSYNSNELQKEIEDLQNFARELYPNAKVTAVGNLPQFTAMQQYLEVGQMTSFLISVVIVAILLMIVFGSVRTGLIGMIPNIAPGIFVGGYLGLTDIPLDMMTATLIPMIIGLSVDDTIHFINHGHVEFDRTHDYRESILNVFRTAGPALVMTTIIMVATFAGFTTSAATQMFNFGFVVFVGLVSALLADLFVTPLLIKKFKIFGK encoded by the coding sequence ATGAGCCTACCAAAGATTAACATTGAAAGAATCAACGAGCGATTCGACCGTTTTGGCGAATTTTTGCTCGGTCACCGCGCCATTTTGCTGGTGGCGTTTATCGTTTTGCTCGCGGTTTCGGTCGTGGGCATGAAAAAAATCTACGTCGAGGCCTCGTGGGATAGCTACTTTATCGAAGGCGACCCGATGCTTGTCGAAACCGACAAGTTCAAGGAAACTTTCGGTAACGACTATTTCGTGGGCGTGCTGGTCGAGAGCGACCATTCCATCTTGACGCCGGACAACCTGAAGCTCTTGCGCGAGCTTTCGAACGAACTGCGCGATAGCCTTTCGTATTCCGACGGCAAGGCAACTTCGATTGTCGATTTGGAATACATGCTCGGCACCGAAGAGGGCATGGAAATCACGCAGATTGTTCCCGAAGAAATCCCGACAGACGAAGCGGGACTTGCCGAAATCGAGAAGCGCCTGGCTGACAAGCCGGAACTGGCGAAGAAGCTGATTTCGAGCGACCGCAAGCAGGCTTTCATCAACATCAAGCTGCGCCCCTTCCCCGAAGATTCCGTGTGGAAGGCTGAAGGCGAAGCGAAGGGCGAAAAAGCAGAAGCCCCTGACATGAAAACGGGTCGCGAAACGGCCGCAATCATCGCGAAGGAAAAGTATGCACCGCTGAACCCGCGTGCAACAGGCATGCCTTACTTGAGCTTCGAGAAAATGACCTACATCGGTCAGGAAATGGGCCGCATTTTCATCATGACGATTCTCTGCGCCATCATCGTGATGTTCTTGGTGACGCGTTCGCTGCGCGGAATCGTCTCTCCGTTGATTACGACATTTGCTGGCGTCATTATGACTTTCGGTCTAGTGGGTTACCTTGGCCTTTATATGGACGTAACCAACATCATGGTGCCCGTGATTTTGGCCTTCGCCGTTTCGATTGCATACAACATTCACATCAACTCGTTCTTCCGCAAGAACATGATGCTTACGGGCAAACGCAAGGAATCGGTGCTTTATGCCATGCGTGAAACGGGCTGGTCGGTGCTGTTCTCTGGCCTTACCACGATTGTCGCGTTGCTTAGTTTCCTTTCAGTGATGCTCAAGCCGATTCGCTCCGTGGGCATTCTCTCGTCGATCGCGATTGCATTCATTCTGCTTGTAGCACTGACGGTTTCGCCGATTCTCCTGAGCTTCGGTAAAGACAAGAAGCCGAACGCCAAGGTGCTTGAACGCGGCGACACGCGCATGGGACTCATTCTTGATTCTATCGGCAAGTTCGTACTCGGTCACGGCAAGCCGATTGCGATTGTATTCGCCGTCATCACCGCAATTTCGATTTACGGCGTGACCAAGATGGAACCCGCCTTTGACGTGGAACGCACCATGGGCCGCAAGGTCGAATACGTGAACAAGATGCTCTATGTGGCCGAATCGGAAATCGGTAGTTTCTATTCGTATGACTTGGTGATTGACTTTGGCGAAAACGACAAGGCCAAGGAAGTTGAGAACCTGAAGAAACTGGAACAGTTGCAGGATCACGCCGGCAAGTATCCGCTCACCAAGCGTTCTACCTCCATTCTTGATATTGTCAAGGATTTGGACCGCACGCTGAACGAGAATCGCCAAGAAATGTACGCCATCCCCAAAAACGAGGAACAGGTGGCGCAGATGCTGTTGCTCTACGAAAATGCGGGCGGTAGCGAAGCGACTTACTGGATGGATTACGATTACAGAAAGCTCCGCTTGATGGTGGAAATTTCAAGCTACAACTCCAATGAACTCCAAAAGGAAATCGAAGACTTGCAAAATTTCGCTCGCGAACTTTACCCGAACGCAAAGGTGACGGCTGTGGGTAACTTGCCGCAGTTTACTGCCATGCAGCAGTACTTGGAAGTGGGTCAGATGACGTCTTTCCTGATTTCTGTGGTGATTGTGGCGATTCTCTTGATGATTGTTTTCGGCAGTGTGCGCACGGGCCTTATCGGCATGATTCCGAACATTGCGCCGGGCATTTTCGTGGGCGGCTACCTTGGACTCACGGACATTCCGCTTGACATGATGACGGCGACGCTTATCCCGATGATTATCGGCCTTTCCGTTGACGATACGATTCACTTCATCAACCACGGGCATGTGGAATTTGACCGTACCCACGATTACCGCGAGTCCATTCTCAACGTATTCCGCACGGCGGGCCCGGCCCTCGTGATGACGACAATTATCATGGTGGCGACATTTGCGGGCTTTACCACCTCGGCCGCAACGCAGATGTTCAACTTCGGTTTCGTGGTGTTCGTGGGACTTGTCTCGGCACTGCTCGCCGACCTGTTCGTGACACCGCTTTTAATCAAGAAATTCAAGATTTTTGGAAAATAG
- a CDS encoding DUF1302 family protein: MRKRSLAALLLASTFAVAQESPFQFNGFVDTYHAVQTKHPHDFTTSRTRLRAELRVDYENAYLFTSLNGVHNSILEDRTGIQLQEAYFNYQNDFVEFKAGRQIVVWGVADGLRVTDLISPVDYTEFMSSDYDDMRMAVDGFRIKYPGERMNAEIVYVPVPRYFQMPMQEENPWRPELPEKASIDFPEGPDAKFKNGDFGTRVSFFLSNLDFSISALHTHNQSPVTVAGYDPVKDSIVIHGIHETMTMIGGDLSMPVGEFVLRAEIAEYFGEALGYASNLDYARKNTFNALGGIDWYAGDNWTFMVQYLHKYIADYSHNLAAEKNSSEMTFRISKELLNNTLKLSLYGVFDIDNLGYYGRASGDYAVTDQVMLSLGYDHFGGKRGQLAGYKKNREVWAKAKYYF, from the coding sequence TTGCGCAAGCGATCTCTAGCGGCTTTGTTGTTGGCGTCGACATTCGCAGTCGCACAGGAATCTCCATTCCAGTTTAACGGGTTCGTGGATACGTATCATGCGGTGCAGACAAAGCATCCGCACGACTTTACGACGTCGCGGACACGCCTGCGTGCTGAATTACGCGTGGATTACGAGAACGCCTACTTGTTCACCAGCCTAAATGGCGTGCACAACAGCATTCTCGAAGACCGCACCGGAATCCAGCTGCAAGAAGCGTATTTTAACTACCAGAATGACTTCGTAGAATTCAAGGCGGGCCGCCAGATTGTGGTGTGGGGCGTTGCCGACGGACTCCGCGTTACCGACCTGATTTCGCCTGTTGATTACACCGAATTCATGTCGAGTGACTACGATGACATGCGTATGGCCGTTGACGGATTCCGCATCAAGTACCCCGGCGAGCGCATGAACGCCGAAATCGTTTACGTGCCCGTACCGCGATACTTCCAGATGCCCATGCAAGAAGAAAATCCTTGGCGTCCTGAATTGCCCGAAAAAGCGAGCATCGATTTTCCGGAAGGTCCCGATGCCAAATTCAAGAACGGCGATTTCGGAACGCGAGTTTCGTTTTTCCTCTCGAATCTGGATTTCTCTATCTCGGCGCTCCATACGCATAATCAGTCGCCCGTTACGGTCGCAGGCTACGACCCCGTCAAGGATTCTATTGTCATCCACGGCATTCACGAAACCATGACCATGATCGGTGGCGACCTCTCGATGCCTGTCGGCGAATTCGTTCTGCGTGCCGAAATTGCAGAATATTTTGGTGAAGCACTCGGTTACGCAAGCAACCTCGATTACGCTCGCAAGAACACCTTCAATGCCCTCGGTGGAATCGACTGGTACGCCGGCGACAACTGGACTTTCATGGTGCAGTACTTACACAAGTACATCGCTGACTATTCGCATAACTTGGCCGCCGAAAAGAATTCCTCCGAAATGACTTTCCGCATTTCAAAGGAACTGCTGAACAACACGCTCAAGCTTTCGCTCTACGGCGTATTCGACATCGATAACCTCGGCTACTACGGCCGCGCCTCGGGCGACTACGCCGTTACTGACCAAGTGATGCTCTCGCTCGGTTACGACCACTTTGGCGGCAAGCGCGGACAACTCGCTGGCTACAAGAAAAACCGCGAAGTCTGGGCGAAAGCGAAGTACTACTTCTAA
- a CDS encoding biopolymer transporter ExbD, with the protein MAKRTRRIRPDMTPLIDCVFLLLVFFLVTSVFKQDESVLKLILPETQTETKRDTPEGLYIELSETELAFNGQRGTSDELREKAATVQNKKSPVAIKIDKGTTYERIAVILDILQVQKLYNIQLINEMESAE; encoded by the coding sequence ATGGCCAAGCGCACCCGCCGAATCCGCCCCGACATGACGCCGCTCATCGACTGCGTCTTCTTGCTGCTAGTGTTTTTCCTGGTGACATCTGTCTTCAAGCAAGACGAATCGGTGCTCAAGCTGATTCTGCCGGAAACACAGACCGAAACCAAGCGCGACACGCCCGAGGGTCTGTACATTGAGCTTTCCGAGACGGAACTCGCCTTTAACGGCCAGCGTGGCACGTCAGACGAGCTCCGCGAAAAAGCCGCTACGGTGCAGAATAAGAAATCCCCTGTCGCCATCAAGATTGACAAGGGAACCACTTACGAACGCATCGCCGTCATCCTCGATATTTTACAGGTGCAAAAACTGTACAATATCCAGCTGATCAACGAAATGGAAAGCGCGGAATAA
- a CDS encoding energy transducer TonB → MNFEIETETRNPYSAFTMRRVFCFGIVIAVLLHAGFYAWGFLKRTQVVTTREDAEVIHVEQLLLQPPPPPPEVKKIVKKVVRAKIIPNIVQDTVPEPEPEPEPEPIVVTDAEPVVEAPPEPVAPPPPPPPPPKPSKDSLMKVTKAYLIGLSKAFEKQKDYPATARRLKQEGTVRVQFTVAKDGSISGATVSKPCPYSSLNESALAAVQAVPKFDPIPAVLGKDTWKMEIPIKYNLH, encoded by the coding sequence ATGAATTTTGAAATAGAAACAGAAACCCGCAATCCCTATTCCGCGTTCACGATGCGGCGTGTATTTTGCTTTGGCATTGTTATCGCCGTATTGCTACATGCGGGCTTTTACGCCTGGGGATTCTTGAAGCGAACGCAGGTGGTTACCACTCGCGAAGATGCCGAGGTGATTCATGTGGAGCAATTACTGCTCCAGCCACCTCCGCCCCCGCCCGAAGTCAAGAAAATCGTGAAGAAGGTGGTTCGCGCCAAGATTATTCCAAATATTGTGCAAGATACCGTGCCGGAACCTGAACCGGAGCCAGAGCCGGAACCGATTGTGGTTACGGATGCCGAACCCGTTGTCGAAGCACCGCCTGAGCCAGTGGCACCGCCCCCACCGCCGCCACCTCCACCGAAACCTTCGAAGGATTCGCTGATGAAGGTGACGAAAGCCTACCTTATCGGGCTTTCCAAGGCGTTCGAAAAGCAAAAGGACTACCCCGCTACAGCCCGCCGCCTAAAGCAAGAAGGCACCGTGCGCGTACAGTTTACGGTCGCAAAAGACGGAAGCATCAGCGGAGCAACCGTTTCAAAACCGTGCCCCTATTCTTCACTAAACGAAAGTGCGCTTGCCGCCGTGCAGGCCGTGCCCAAATTTGATCCGATTCCAGCTGTACTTGGCAAGGACACCTGGAAAATGGAAATTCCAATCAAGTATAACCTTCACTAA
- a CDS encoding ZIP family metal transporter, with the protein MNEPVIQIAQGLAIPFLGTVLGAACVFFMKKQMGQNLKRGLLSFAAGVMVAASVWSLLLPAISASESMGKLAFIPATVGFWAGILFLYILDKITPHLHLGSATPEGPKAKLKRTTMLTLAVTLHNLPEGMAVGIVFAGWLSGNVAITLSGAFALAIGIAIQNFPEGAVVSLPLRAEGASRKKAFALGALSGAVEPVGALITLLAAEALSPFMPYLLSLAAGAMIYVVIEEMLPEVSEGEHFDAGTILFAVGFTLMMVLDSAL; encoded by the coding sequence ATGAACGAGCCGGTTATACAAATTGCCCAAGGTCTTGCCATCCCATTCTTAGGGACGGTTCTCGGAGCCGCCTGCGTCTTCTTTATGAAGAAGCAGATGGGGCAAAATCTCAAACGTGGCCTTTTGTCGTTTGCGGCGGGCGTCATGGTGGCGGCTTCCGTCTGGAGCCTGCTTTTGCCTGCAATCAGCGCGAGCGAATCGATGGGCAAACTGGCTTTCATCCCGGCGACGGTCGGATTCTGGGCCGGCATCCTGTTCCTGTACATTTTAGACAAAATAACACCACACTTGCATTTGGGCAGCGCCACTCCCGAAGGTCCCAAAGCAAAACTCAAGCGCACCACCATGCTTACGCTGGCGGTGACGTTGCATAACTTGCCCGAGGGCATGGCTGTCGGCATCGTTTTCGCAGGCTGGCTTTCGGGAAATGTGGCCATCACGCTTTCGGGTGCGTTTGCGCTTGCCATAGGCATCGCCATCCAGAATTTCCCTGAAGGGGCGGTGGTTTCGCTCCCGCTCCGTGCCGAAGGGGCATCCCGCAAAAAAGCATTTGCCCTGGGCGCACTTTCCGGAGCCGTAGAACCCGTAGGCGCGTTAATCACGCTGCTTGCGGCTGAGGCGCTTTCGCCGTTTATGCCCTACCTGCTCTCGCTTGCGGCAGGCGCCATGATTTATGTTGTCATCGAAGAAATGCTCCCCGAAGTCAGCGAAGGAGAGCACTTTGATGCCGGCACCATCCTTTTTGCCGTGGGCTTCACGCTCATGATGGTGCTCGACAGCGCGCTATAA
- a CDS encoding ferrous iron transport protein A, with the protein MKNADFDGRLSLAEMGENRCGTVAQIEGDSRFISRIVSIGLTPGSAFTLLKNDGRSPVLVFCRDTVIAVNHKESSQIFVKVES; encoded by the coding sequence ATGAAAAACGCTGATTTTGATGGTCGTTTGAGCCTCGCCGAAATGGGCGAGAATCGTTGCGGGACGGTTGCCCAGATTGAGGGTGATTCCCGCTTTATTTCGAGAATTGTTTCCATCGGGCTTACGCCGGGTTCTGCTTTTACGCTCCTCAAGAATGACGGGCGCTCGCCGGTGCTCGTTTTTTGCCGTGATACGGTTATCGCCGTCAATCATAAGGAAAGTTCACAGATTTTTGTCAAGGTGGAATCGTAA
- a CDS encoding outer membrane lipoprotein-sorting protein: MNMKFAKKAATIIVALSAIVSAETLTGRDIVQKVHDRPNGDTRSSELSMTLINKSGAKRERKITSFAMDVGKDTKQIMFFRYPNDVKGTGFLTVDYDDINKDDDKWLYLPAMKKTRRISGKSSKTDYFMGSDFTYDDVGQRNIDEDTHKLLREEKVDGIDCWVVESVPKKGDEIFSKKISWIRKDCLIAAKVEYYDKLGKLHRLLKVESVVQVDGFWTIGKMTMENVQANHKTILEFGDIKFNIPVDAKTFTVPRLERGL; the protein is encoded by the coding sequence ATGAATATGAAATTCGCAAAAAAAGCCGCGACAATTATTGTCGCCTTGAGCGCCATAGTGAGCGCAGAAACATTGACCGGTCGCGACATTGTACAGAAGGTACATGACCGCCCCAATGGTGACACCCGCAGTTCCGAACTCTCGATGACCCTCATCAACAAGAGCGGGGCCAAGCGCGAACGCAAAATTACCTCGTTTGCGATGGATGTGGGCAAGGACACCAAGCAGATTATGTTTTTCCGCTACCCCAACGACGTGAAGGGCACGGGATTCCTGACAGTCGATTACGACGACATCAACAAGGATGACGACAAGTGGCTTTACCTGCCCGCCATGAAAAAGACGCGCCGTATTAGCGGAAAGAGTTCCAAGACGGATTACTTCATGGGTTCCGACTTCACTTACGACGACGTTGGCCAGCGCAACATCGACGAAGACACCCACAAACTCCTCCGCGAAGAAAAAGTGGATGGAATCGATTGCTGGGTGGTTGAATCCGTGCCGAAAAAGGGCGACGAAATCTTCTCGAAGAAAATTTCCTGGATCCGCAAAGACTGCCTGATTGCCGCCAAGGTGGAATACTACGACAAGCTCGGCAAACTGCACCGTTTGCTGAAGGTCGAAAGCGTCGTGCAGGTGGATGGTTTCTGGACTATCGGCAAGATGACCATGGAAAACGTGCAAGCCAACCACAAGACTATCCTCGAATTTGGCGACATCAAGTTCAACATTCCGGTTGACGCAAAGACATTCACCGTTCCGAGATTGGAAAGAGGACTGTAA
- the feoB gene encoding ferrous iron transport protein B: MSEIKTIALLGQPNSGKSTLFNNLTGLHQRVGNWPGKTVEQAEGSFVFDGVTYRVVDLPGSYGLSANSEEEVVTRDYIQSGKADLVCILVDASQLERSLYMLADFVGIRMPVMLVLNMMDVAEAAGKKIDASAIEKRLGVPVLGFSAAETARYPEFFKKMVSAIKTPICLDSGSLREELVGGKSEDEDVVSRIEAALGDFEYGVCEKIWIAEKLLEKDKLICGVVNEMLPFARKNAIDAILDSEEGRDGGILTGEAKYRWVSKIVRESATPKSIEKVFSKWDRIATHHIKGKFFAFGIMVVSLIACMILAFPGMGIGFGLQPVLESLAERVGNALGVWPVFISFVKLVLVGGTCITVCMTSFIFAIIFVFRILEEIGYMARFSYAFDNWLSRLGLQGKAIMPLFSGIGCTAGAVCGTRVLDTRGQRLLALVLLWAIPCGSKVAVVLFLASTFFGSAAPLFGIGYVALIFASFYLSSRLFGKKLVPQNERVGMIMELPPYHKPHWKMIAAMVGRSTWGIFKKALKMILMVAALFWALSYAGDGNVENTLLYKIGNAIEPVTMFFGMRWELFVSYLGGMFSKEASLGIMSTLFNHTGEAFSLVTRVAASENLGEALASTISKPEALAFLFASMFNVPCVLAMGTTYREAGSFKWLATIMGYYLALSLGLAFIGYHIGLLIF, translated from the coding sequence ATGAGCGAAATTAAGACTATTGCCTTGCTCGGGCAGCCCAATTCCGGTAAATCGACGCTTTTTAACAACCTGACGGGACTTCACCAGCGCGTGGGCAACTGGCCCGGCAAAACGGTGGAACAGGCCGAAGGTTCTTTTGTTTTTGACGGTGTTACGTACAGGGTGGTTGACCTTCCGGGTAGCTACGGCCTTTCGGCGAACTCCGAAGAAGAGGTCGTCACTCGCGACTACATTCAGAGCGGCAAGGCGGACCTCGTGTGCATTCTGGTGGACGCTTCGCAGCTGGAACGCAGCCTTTACATGCTGGCGGATTTTGTGGGCATTCGCATGCCCGTGATGCTGGTGCTCAACATGATGGATGTGGCCGAAGCAGCGGGCAAGAAGATTGATGCAAGCGCGATTGAAAAGCGCCTCGGCGTTCCTGTGCTGGGGTTCAGCGCGGCCGAAACGGCGCGTTATCCTGAATTTTTCAAGAAGATGGTTTCGGCCATCAAGACGCCTATTTGCCTTGATAGTGGAAGCTTGCGCGAAGAACTCGTTGGTGGCAAATCTGAGGACGAAGATGTCGTAAGCCGTATTGAGGCGGCCTTGGGCGACTTTGAATACGGCGTGTGCGAAAAAATCTGGATTGCAGAAAAACTTCTCGAAAAAGATAAACTCATTTGCGGTGTCGTGAATGAAATGCTTCCGTTTGCGAGGAAGAATGCGATTGATGCAATCCTCGATAGCGAAGAAGGGCGTGACGGCGGAATTCTCACAGGCGAAGCCAAGTACCGCTGGGTCTCGAAGATTGTGCGTGAATCGGCAACGCCGAAATCCATTGAGAAAGTTTTCAGCAAGTGGGACCGCATTGCGACGCACCATATCAAGGGCAAGTTCTTTGCGTTCGGCATCATGGTTGTATCGCTGATTGCGTGTATGATTCTTGCGTTCCCTGGCATGGGAATCGGTTTTGGTTTGCAGCCTGTGCTAGAATCGCTTGCGGAGCGCGTGGGCAATGCGCTCGGCGTCTGGCCTGTCTTCATTTCGTTTGTCAAGCTAGTTCTGGTTGGCGGCACCTGCATTACCGTCTGCATGACAAGTTTCATTTTCGCTATCATATTCGTGTTCCGAATTCTCGAAGAAATCGGCTACATGGCGCGTTTCTCGTATGCGTTTGATAACTGGCTTTCGCGCCTCGGTTTGCAGGGCAAGGCGATTATGCCGCTGTTCTCCGGAATTGGCTGCACGGCGGGTGCGGTTTGCGGCACGCGCGTGCTCGATACCCGCGGGCAACGCCTACTTGCGCTCGTTCTGCTGTGGGCGATTCCGTGTGGGAGCAAGGTGGCTGTGGTGCTGTTCTTGGCGTCGACTTTCTTCGGGTCGGCGGCTCCGCTGTTCGGTATCGGCTACGTGGCACTGATTTTCGCCAGTTTCTACCTGTCTTCGCGCCTGTTCGGCAAAAAACTTGTCCCGCAGAATGAACGCGTGGGCATGATTATGGAACTGCCTCCGTATCACAAACCGCACTGGAAGATGATTGCTGCGATGGTGGGGCGCAGCACCTGGGGCATTTTCAAGAAGGCCTTGAAGATGATCCTGATGGTGGCGGCCCTTTTCTGGGCGCTCTCTTACGCGGGCGACGGGAATGTGGAAAATACGCTCCTTTACAAAATTGGCAATGCGATTGAGCCCGTGACGATGTTCTTTGGCATGCGCTGGGAGCTTTTCGTCTCTTACCTGGGCGGCATGTTCAGTAAAGAGGCTTCGCTTGGCATCATGAGTACGCTTTTCAACCACACCGGCGAGGCGTTCTCTCTTGTGACCCGCGTGGCTGCAAGTGAAAACCTGGGCGAGGCGCTTGCTAGTACCATCAGCAAGCCCGAAGCGCTCGCATTCCTGTTTGCATCGATGTTCAACGTTCCCTGCGTGTTGGCGATGGGTACGACCTACCGTGAGGCCGGCTCGTTCAAGTGGCTAGCCACCATCATGGGCTACTACTTGGCACTTTCGCTCGGGCTAGCCTTTATCGGCTACCACATCGGATTGCTGATTTTCTAA
- a CDS encoding MotA/TolQ/ExbB proton channel family protein — MNYILDFIQQGGVIAYVLVAMNFVGYSIIVWKIISLILFNRSIRKRLPSKILHRVVSHNTDHHIIMESIRTEIALAFSPLQKGMTTIENIASISPLLGLLGTVFGIFNAFSVIAVSGLSDAGAFATGIKLALITTVIGLVVAIPHVIAFNYLNASMESEQDNVENDVLLQLGRILKEKDHIRSQSADSANEDA, encoded by the coding sequence ATGAACTACATCTTAGATTTTATTCAACAGGGCGGCGTTATCGCCTACGTACTCGTGGCGATGAATTTCGTCGGTTATTCCATCATCGTGTGGAAAATCATTTCGCTGATTCTCTTTAACAGGAGCATCCGCAAGCGCCTTCCGTCTAAAATTCTGCACCGCGTGGTGAGCCACAACACCGACCACCACATCATCATGGAAAGCATCCGCACCGAAATCGCGCTCGCTTTTTCGCCGCTGCAAAAGGGAATGACCACCATCGAAAACATCGCAAGCATTTCTCCGCTGCTGGGCCTTTTGGGCACCGTGTTCGGCATTTTCAACGCCTTTAGCGTCATCGCCGTTTCGGGCCTTTCTGATGCGGGTGCATTCGCCACAGGCATCAAGCTCGCCCTCATTACGACGGTCATCGGCCTTGTGGTCGCCATTCCGCACGTCATCGCGTTCAACTACTTGAATGCCAGCATGGAATCGGAGCAGGACAACGTAGAAAACGATGTGCTTTTGCAGCTGGGTCGCATTCTCAAGGAAAAGGACCACATCCGTTCTCAAAGCGCCGATTCCGCAAACGAGGATGCATAA